Proteins from a genomic interval of Syngnathus acus chromosome 4, fSynAcu1.2, whole genome shotgun sequence:
- the edem3 gene encoding ER degradation-enhancing alpha-mannosidase-like protein 3 isoform X2, which produces MPSALFVLMLPAALCSLGLAMSRDEKLKLRDQVVEMFDHAYQNYMDHAYPADELMPLTCRGRVRGLEPSRGDVDDALGKFSLTLIDTLDTLVLLNKTVEFEAAVRRVLSDVRLDNDIVVSVFETNIRVLGGLLGAHSMAVMLKEEGQHMRWYQDELLHMAKDLGLRLLPAFNTSSGLPYPRVNLKYGVRGPETRTGTETDTCTACAGTIILEFAALSRFTGDPVFEAHARRALDFLWEKRQRNSNLVGTTINIHSGEWVRRDSGVGAGIDSYYEYLLKAYVLLGDDQFLQRFNIHYASIMKYISQPPLLLDVLIHKPLLPTRTWMDSLLAFFPGLQVLKGDIRPAIETHEMLYQVTKKHNFLPEAFTTDFRVHWAQHPLRPEFAESTYFLYKATGDPYYLEAGRTIMDNLNRFARVPCGFAAMKDVRTGSHEDRMDSFFLAEMFKYLFLLFADPEDLRFDVEDYIFTTEAHLLPLSLSTTPHLSSVPPNGTIPQSKQELDDSNFDWTCPNTRLMFPDPAFPRNLREPIRSAVDKSCPRPAAYRQPGMGAPPLRAQDFMANNPEHLELLRRMGVSLIHLKDGRVQLVQHAAQAVSPIAAEDGVRFMQEMMELSSQQQKEQLPPRAIQIISHPFFGRVVLTAGPAQFGTDLSKSSAGVRGFVTVAQPYSGCDEITNSEIVRGHIALLQRGQCMFAEKARHIQKAGAIGGIVVDDSVGSSSDTAPLFQMAGDGRNTDDITLPLLFVFYKEGNILLETLKEYREVEVLLSDKARDRAAIFKGADVQQAEADFQTEATAPTGSESEVTAEDQGAAPAEGEDVGSAEDVGSAEDVGSAEDVGSAEADMPKADSGEDEEPRDDADGADQSVDQLADWRDDLEAFRQMEKDEL; this is translated from the exons ATGCCATCGGCACTGTTTGTCTTGATGCTGCCGGCGGCGTTATGTAGCCTGGGACTTGCCATGTCACGGGATGAGAAGCTCAAGTTGAG GGATCAAGTGGTCGAGATGTTCGACCACGCGTACCAGAATTACATG GACCATGCTTACCCAGCCGACGAGCTGATGCCGCTAACATGCAGAGGAAGAGTGCGTGGACTGGAACCCAGTCGGGGTGATGTGGACGATGCGCTCGGAAA GTTCTCGTTGACCCTCATTGACACTCTGGATACTCTTGTG CTTTTGAACAAGACGGTGGAGTTTGAGGCTGCGGTCAGGAGAGTCCTGTCAGACGTCAGGTTGGATAACGACATTGTGGTGTCGGTGTTTGAAACCAACATTCGAGTTCTGGG GGGTCTCTTGGGCGCTCACTCCATGGCTGTGATGCTGAAGGAAGAAGGACAGCACATGCGTTGGTACCAAGACGAGCTGCTGCACATGGCCAAAGACCTGGGCCTCCGACTGCTGCCGGCATTCAACACCAGCAGTGGCCTTCCTTACCCCAGG GTGAACTTGAAGTACGGCGTCAGGGGGCCCGAGACACGGACGGGCACAGAAACCGACACCTGTACGGCATGCGCGGGAACCATCATCCTGGAATTTGCTGCCTTAAGTCGCTTCACTGGGGATCCAGTTTTTGAG GCTCATGCCCGGAGAGCCCTGGACTTTCTTTGGGAGAAGAGGCAGAGGAACAGCAATCTGGTGGGAACCACCATCAACATCCACTCGGGAGAGTGGGTCCGCCGGG ACAGCGGAGTTGGAGCAGGAATTGACTCGTACTATGAATACCTCCTCAAGGCCTACGTTCTTCTGGGAGATGACCAGTTTCTTCAGCGCTTCAATATT CACTATGCATCCATAATGAAGTACATAAGCCAGCCCCCCTTGCTGTTGGACGTGCTCATCCACAAGCCGCTGCTTCCCACTCGCACCTGGATGGACTCTCTGCTAGCTTTCTTCCCTGgtctgcag GTGTTGAAGGGAGACATCCGTCCTGCCATTGAGACTCATGAAATGTTGTATCAAGTCACCAAGAAACACAACTTCCTCCCCGAG GCCTTCACGACAGATTTCAGGGTACACTGGGCCCAGCATCCTCTGAGGCCAGAGTTTGCCGAGAGCACCTATTTCCTttacaag GCCACAGGAGACCCGTATTATCTCGAAGCGGGTCGCACCATCATGGACAACCTCAACCGCTTTGCTCGGGTCCCGTGCGGTTTCGCTGCCATGAAGGACGTGCGGACCGGCAGCCACGAGGACCG AATGGACTCTTTCTTCCTGGCCGAGATGTTCAAGTACCTTTTCCTACTTTTCGCTGACCCGGAGGACCTCCGCTTCGACGTGGAGGACTACATCTTCACCACCGAAGCACATCTGCTGCCTCTGTCGCTCTCCACAACACCTCACCTTTCATCCGTCCCCCCAAACGGAACG ATACCTCAGTCGAAGCAGGAACTGGACGACTCCAACTTCGACTGGACCTGCCCCAACACGCGTCTCATGTTCCCCGACCCGGCCTTCCCACGTAACCTGAGGGAACCCATCCGGAGCGCGGTGGACAAGAGCTGCCCGCGGCCCGCCGCTTACAG GCAGCCCGGCATGGGAGCCCCTCCTCTGAGAGCTCAGGACTTCATGGCCAACAACCCAGAACATCTGGAGCTGCTGAGGCGGATGGGCGTCAGCCTCATCCACTTGAAGGATGGCAGGGTGCAGCTGGTGCAGCATGCCGCGCAG GCGGTGAGTCCCATCGCAGCGGAGGATGGCGTCCGCTTCATGCAGGAGATGATGGAGCTCTCCAGCCAGCAGCAGAAGGAGCAGCTGCCTCCCCGAGCCATACAGATCATCTCGCATCCCTTCTTCGGCCGCGTGGTGCTGACCGCCGGCCCGGCGCAGTTCGGCACCGACTTGTCCAAAAGCTCCGCGGGG GTCCGAGGCTTTGTCACCGTTGCCCAGCCGTACAGCGGCTGCGACGAGATCACCAACAGCGAGATTGTGCGGGGCCACATCGCTCTGCTGCAGAGGGGCCAGTGCATGTTCGCCGAGAAGGCGCGGCACATCCAGAAGGCCGGCGCCATCGGCGGCATCGTCGTCG ACGACAGCGTGGGAAGCAGCAGCGACACGGCGCCGCTCTTCCAGATGGCCGGTGACGGCCGCAACACGGACGACATCACTCTGCCCCTCCTCTTCGTCTTCTACAAGGAGGGCAACATCCTGCTGGAGACGCTGAAGGAATACAGGGAGGTGGAGGTGCTGCTGAGCGACAAAGCCCGAGACAGAG CTGCCATATTCAAAG GCGCCGACGTCCAACAGGCGGAGGCGGACTTCCAAACCGAGGCCACCGCGCCGACGGGATCCGAGTCGGAGGTGACTGCGGAAGATCAAGGCGCCGCTCCGGCGGAAGGTGAGGACGTCGGGTCGGCGGAGGACGTCGGGTCGGCGGAGGACGTCGGGTCGGCGGAGGACGTCGGGTCGGCGGAGGCCGACATGCCGAAAGCGGACTCCGGGGAGGATGAGGAGCCTAGGGATGACGCGGACGGCGCCGACCAATCTGTGGACCAACTGGCTGACTGGCGGGACGACTTGGAGGCCTTCCGGCAGATGGAGAAAGACGAGCTTTGA
- the edem3 gene encoding ER degradation-enhancing alpha-mannosidase-like protein 3 isoform X1, with protein sequence MPSALFVLMLPAALCSLGLAMSRDEKLKLRDQVVEMFDHAYQNYMDHAYPADELMPLTCRGRVRGLEPSRGDVDDALGKFSLTLIDTLDTLVLLNKTVEFEAAVRRVLSDVRLDNDIVVSVFETNIRVLGGLLGAHSMAVMLKEEGQHMRWYQDELLHMAKDLGLRLLPAFNTSSGLPYPRVNLKYGVRGPETRTGTETDTCTACAGTIILEFAALSRFTGDPVFEAHARRALDFLWEKRQRNSNLVGTTINIHSGEWVRRDSGVGAGIDSYYEYLLKAYVLLGDDQFLQRFNIHYASIMKYISQPPLLLDVLIHKPLLPTRTWMDSLLAFFPGLQVLKGDIRPAIETHEMLYQVTKKHNFLPEAFTTDFRVHWAQHPLRPEFAESTYFLYKATGDPYYLEAGRTIMDNLNRFARVPCGFAAMKDVRTGSHEDRMDSFFLAEMFKYLFLLFADPEDLRFDVEDYIFTTEAHLLPLSLSTTPHLSSVPPNGTIPQSKQELDDSNFDWTCPNTRLMFPDPAFPRNLREPIRSAVDKSCPRPAAYRQPGMGAPPLRAQDFMANNPEHLELLRRMGVSLIHLKDGRVQLVQHAAQAVSPIAAEDGVRFMQEMMELSSQQQKEQLPPRAIQIISHPFFGRVVLTAGPAQFGTDLSKSSAGVRGFVTVAQPYSGCDEITNSEIVRGHIALLQRGQCMFAEKARHIQKAGAIGGIVVDDSVGSSSDTAPLFQMAGDGRNTDDITLPLLFVFYKEGNILLETLKEYREVEVLLSDKARDRAAIFKGKPLPGSLFEGSADVQQAEADFQTEATAPTGSESEVTAEDQGAAPAEGEDVGSAEDVGSAEDVGSAEDVGSAEADMPKADSGEDEEPRDDADGADQSVDQLADWRDDLEAFRQMEKDEL encoded by the exons ATGCCATCGGCACTGTTTGTCTTGATGCTGCCGGCGGCGTTATGTAGCCTGGGACTTGCCATGTCACGGGATGAGAAGCTCAAGTTGAG GGATCAAGTGGTCGAGATGTTCGACCACGCGTACCAGAATTACATG GACCATGCTTACCCAGCCGACGAGCTGATGCCGCTAACATGCAGAGGAAGAGTGCGTGGACTGGAACCCAGTCGGGGTGATGTGGACGATGCGCTCGGAAA GTTCTCGTTGACCCTCATTGACACTCTGGATACTCTTGTG CTTTTGAACAAGACGGTGGAGTTTGAGGCTGCGGTCAGGAGAGTCCTGTCAGACGTCAGGTTGGATAACGACATTGTGGTGTCGGTGTTTGAAACCAACATTCGAGTTCTGGG GGGTCTCTTGGGCGCTCACTCCATGGCTGTGATGCTGAAGGAAGAAGGACAGCACATGCGTTGGTACCAAGACGAGCTGCTGCACATGGCCAAAGACCTGGGCCTCCGACTGCTGCCGGCATTCAACACCAGCAGTGGCCTTCCTTACCCCAGG GTGAACTTGAAGTACGGCGTCAGGGGGCCCGAGACACGGACGGGCACAGAAACCGACACCTGTACGGCATGCGCGGGAACCATCATCCTGGAATTTGCTGCCTTAAGTCGCTTCACTGGGGATCCAGTTTTTGAG GCTCATGCCCGGAGAGCCCTGGACTTTCTTTGGGAGAAGAGGCAGAGGAACAGCAATCTGGTGGGAACCACCATCAACATCCACTCGGGAGAGTGGGTCCGCCGGG ACAGCGGAGTTGGAGCAGGAATTGACTCGTACTATGAATACCTCCTCAAGGCCTACGTTCTTCTGGGAGATGACCAGTTTCTTCAGCGCTTCAATATT CACTATGCATCCATAATGAAGTACATAAGCCAGCCCCCCTTGCTGTTGGACGTGCTCATCCACAAGCCGCTGCTTCCCACTCGCACCTGGATGGACTCTCTGCTAGCTTTCTTCCCTGgtctgcag GTGTTGAAGGGAGACATCCGTCCTGCCATTGAGACTCATGAAATGTTGTATCAAGTCACCAAGAAACACAACTTCCTCCCCGAG GCCTTCACGACAGATTTCAGGGTACACTGGGCCCAGCATCCTCTGAGGCCAGAGTTTGCCGAGAGCACCTATTTCCTttacaag GCCACAGGAGACCCGTATTATCTCGAAGCGGGTCGCACCATCATGGACAACCTCAACCGCTTTGCTCGGGTCCCGTGCGGTTTCGCTGCCATGAAGGACGTGCGGACCGGCAGCCACGAGGACCG AATGGACTCTTTCTTCCTGGCCGAGATGTTCAAGTACCTTTTCCTACTTTTCGCTGACCCGGAGGACCTCCGCTTCGACGTGGAGGACTACATCTTCACCACCGAAGCACATCTGCTGCCTCTGTCGCTCTCCACAACACCTCACCTTTCATCCGTCCCCCCAAACGGAACG ATACCTCAGTCGAAGCAGGAACTGGACGACTCCAACTTCGACTGGACCTGCCCCAACACGCGTCTCATGTTCCCCGACCCGGCCTTCCCACGTAACCTGAGGGAACCCATCCGGAGCGCGGTGGACAAGAGCTGCCCGCGGCCCGCCGCTTACAG GCAGCCCGGCATGGGAGCCCCTCCTCTGAGAGCTCAGGACTTCATGGCCAACAACCCAGAACATCTGGAGCTGCTGAGGCGGATGGGCGTCAGCCTCATCCACTTGAAGGATGGCAGGGTGCAGCTGGTGCAGCATGCCGCGCAG GCGGTGAGTCCCATCGCAGCGGAGGATGGCGTCCGCTTCATGCAGGAGATGATGGAGCTCTCCAGCCAGCAGCAGAAGGAGCAGCTGCCTCCCCGAGCCATACAGATCATCTCGCATCCCTTCTTCGGCCGCGTGGTGCTGACCGCCGGCCCGGCGCAGTTCGGCACCGACTTGTCCAAAAGCTCCGCGGGG GTCCGAGGCTTTGTCACCGTTGCCCAGCCGTACAGCGGCTGCGACGAGATCACCAACAGCGAGATTGTGCGGGGCCACATCGCTCTGCTGCAGAGGGGCCAGTGCATGTTCGCCGAGAAGGCGCGGCACATCCAGAAGGCCGGCGCCATCGGCGGCATCGTCGTCG ACGACAGCGTGGGAAGCAGCAGCGACACGGCGCCGCTCTTCCAGATGGCCGGTGACGGCCGCAACACGGACGACATCACTCTGCCCCTCCTCTTCGTCTTCTACAAGGAGGGCAACATCCTGCTGGAGACGCTGAAGGAATACAGGGAGGTGGAGGTGCTGCTGAGCGACAAAGCCCGAGACAGAG CTGCCATATTCAAAGGTAAACCTCTTCCCGGAAGTCTGTTTGAGGGCA GCGCCGACGTCCAACAGGCGGAGGCGGACTTCCAAACCGAGGCCACCGCGCCGACGGGATCCGAGTCGGAGGTGACTGCGGAAGATCAAGGCGCCGCTCCGGCGGAAGGTGAGGACGTCGGGTCGGCGGAGGACGTCGGGTCGGCGGAGGACGTCGGGTCGGCGGAGGACGTCGGGTCGGCGGAGGCCGACATGCCGAAAGCGGACTCCGGGGAGGATGAGGAGCCTAGGGATGACGCGGACGGCGCCGACCAATCTGTGGACCAACTGGCTGACTGGCGGGACGACTTGGAGGCCTTCCGGCAGATGGAGAAAGACGAGCTTTGA
- the edem3 gene encoding ER degradation-enhancing alpha-mannosidase-like protein 3 isoform X3 encodes MPSALFVLMLPAALCSLGLAMSRDEKLKLRDQVVEMFDHAYQNYMDHAYPADELMPLTCRGRVRGLEPSRGDVDDALGKFSLTLIDTLDTLVLLNKTVEFEAAVRRVLSDVRLDNDIVVSVFETNIRVLGGLLGAHSMAVMLKEEGQHMRWYQDELLHMAKDLGLRLLPAFNTSSGLPYPRVNLKYGVRGPETRTGTETDTCTACAGTIILEFAALSRFTGDPVFEAHARRALDFLWEKRQRNSNLVGTTINIHSGEWVRRDSGVGAGIDSYYEYLLKAYVLLGDDQFLQRFNIHYASIMKYISQPPLLLDVLIHKPLLPTRTWMDSLLAFFPGLQVLKGDIRPAIETHEMLYQVTKKHNFLPEAFTTDFRVHWAQHPLRPEFAESTYFLYKATGDPYYLEAGRTIMDNLNRFARVPCGFAAMKDVRTGSHEDRMDSFFLAEMFKYLFLLFADPEDLRFDVEDYIFTTEAHLLPLSLSTTPHLSSVPPNGTIPQSKQELDDSNFDWTCPNTRLMFPDPAFPRNLREPIRSAVDKSCPRPAAYRQPGMGAPPLRAQDFMANNPEHLELLRRMGVSLIHLKDGRVQLVQHAAQAVSPIAAEDGVRFMQEMMELSSQQQKEQLPPRAIQIISHPFFGRVVLTAGPAQFGTDLSKSSAGVRGFVTVAQPYSGCDEITNSEIVRGHIALLQRGQCMFAEKARHIQKAGAIGGIVVDDSVGSSSDTAPLFQMAGDGRNTDDITLPLLFVFYKEGNILLETLKEYREVEVLLSDKARDRGADVQQAEADFQTEATAPTGSESEVTAEDQGAAPAEGEDVGSAEDVGSAEDVGSAEDVGSAEADMPKADSGEDEEPRDDADGADQSVDQLADWRDDLEAFRQMEKDEL; translated from the exons ATGCCATCGGCACTGTTTGTCTTGATGCTGCCGGCGGCGTTATGTAGCCTGGGACTTGCCATGTCACGGGATGAGAAGCTCAAGTTGAG GGATCAAGTGGTCGAGATGTTCGACCACGCGTACCAGAATTACATG GACCATGCTTACCCAGCCGACGAGCTGATGCCGCTAACATGCAGAGGAAGAGTGCGTGGACTGGAACCCAGTCGGGGTGATGTGGACGATGCGCTCGGAAA GTTCTCGTTGACCCTCATTGACACTCTGGATACTCTTGTG CTTTTGAACAAGACGGTGGAGTTTGAGGCTGCGGTCAGGAGAGTCCTGTCAGACGTCAGGTTGGATAACGACATTGTGGTGTCGGTGTTTGAAACCAACATTCGAGTTCTGGG GGGTCTCTTGGGCGCTCACTCCATGGCTGTGATGCTGAAGGAAGAAGGACAGCACATGCGTTGGTACCAAGACGAGCTGCTGCACATGGCCAAAGACCTGGGCCTCCGACTGCTGCCGGCATTCAACACCAGCAGTGGCCTTCCTTACCCCAGG GTGAACTTGAAGTACGGCGTCAGGGGGCCCGAGACACGGACGGGCACAGAAACCGACACCTGTACGGCATGCGCGGGAACCATCATCCTGGAATTTGCTGCCTTAAGTCGCTTCACTGGGGATCCAGTTTTTGAG GCTCATGCCCGGAGAGCCCTGGACTTTCTTTGGGAGAAGAGGCAGAGGAACAGCAATCTGGTGGGAACCACCATCAACATCCACTCGGGAGAGTGGGTCCGCCGGG ACAGCGGAGTTGGAGCAGGAATTGACTCGTACTATGAATACCTCCTCAAGGCCTACGTTCTTCTGGGAGATGACCAGTTTCTTCAGCGCTTCAATATT CACTATGCATCCATAATGAAGTACATAAGCCAGCCCCCCTTGCTGTTGGACGTGCTCATCCACAAGCCGCTGCTTCCCACTCGCACCTGGATGGACTCTCTGCTAGCTTTCTTCCCTGgtctgcag GTGTTGAAGGGAGACATCCGTCCTGCCATTGAGACTCATGAAATGTTGTATCAAGTCACCAAGAAACACAACTTCCTCCCCGAG GCCTTCACGACAGATTTCAGGGTACACTGGGCCCAGCATCCTCTGAGGCCAGAGTTTGCCGAGAGCACCTATTTCCTttacaag GCCACAGGAGACCCGTATTATCTCGAAGCGGGTCGCACCATCATGGACAACCTCAACCGCTTTGCTCGGGTCCCGTGCGGTTTCGCTGCCATGAAGGACGTGCGGACCGGCAGCCACGAGGACCG AATGGACTCTTTCTTCCTGGCCGAGATGTTCAAGTACCTTTTCCTACTTTTCGCTGACCCGGAGGACCTCCGCTTCGACGTGGAGGACTACATCTTCACCACCGAAGCACATCTGCTGCCTCTGTCGCTCTCCACAACACCTCACCTTTCATCCGTCCCCCCAAACGGAACG ATACCTCAGTCGAAGCAGGAACTGGACGACTCCAACTTCGACTGGACCTGCCCCAACACGCGTCTCATGTTCCCCGACCCGGCCTTCCCACGTAACCTGAGGGAACCCATCCGGAGCGCGGTGGACAAGAGCTGCCCGCGGCCCGCCGCTTACAG GCAGCCCGGCATGGGAGCCCCTCCTCTGAGAGCTCAGGACTTCATGGCCAACAACCCAGAACATCTGGAGCTGCTGAGGCGGATGGGCGTCAGCCTCATCCACTTGAAGGATGGCAGGGTGCAGCTGGTGCAGCATGCCGCGCAG GCGGTGAGTCCCATCGCAGCGGAGGATGGCGTCCGCTTCATGCAGGAGATGATGGAGCTCTCCAGCCAGCAGCAGAAGGAGCAGCTGCCTCCCCGAGCCATACAGATCATCTCGCATCCCTTCTTCGGCCGCGTGGTGCTGACCGCCGGCCCGGCGCAGTTCGGCACCGACTTGTCCAAAAGCTCCGCGGGG GTCCGAGGCTTTGTCACCGTTGCCCAGCCGTACAGCGGCTGCGACGAGATCACCAACAGCGAGATTGTGCGGGGCCACATCGCTCTGCTGCAGAGGGGCCAGTGCATGTTCGCCGAGAAGGCGCGGCACATCCAGAAGGCCGGCGCCATCGGCGGCATCGTCGTCG ACGACAGCGTGGGAAGCAGCAGCGACACGGCGCCGCTCTTCCAGATGGCCGGTGACGGCCGCAACACGGACGACATCACTCTGCCCCTCCTCTTCGTCTTCTACAAGGAGGGCAACATCCTGCTGGAGACGCTGAAGGAATACAGGGAGGTGGAGGTGCTGCTGAGCGACAAAGCCCGAGACAGAG GCGCCGACGTCCAACAGGCGGAGGCGGACTTCCAAACCGAGGCCACCGCGCCGACGGGATCCGAGTCGGAGGTGACTGCGGAAGATCAAGGCGCCGCTCCGGCGGAAGGTGAGGACGTCGGGTCGGCGGAGGACGTCGGGTCGGCGGAGGACGTCGGGTCGGCGGAGGACGTCGGGTCGGCGGAGGCCGACATGCCGAAAGCGGACTCCGGGGAGGATGAGGAGCCTAGGGATGACGCGGACGGCGCCGACCAATCTGTGGACCAACTGGCTGACTGGCGGGACGACTTGGAGGCCTTCCGGCAGATGGAGAAAGACGAGCTTTGA